A window of Ruminococcus champanellensis 18P13 = JCM 17042 contains these coding sequences:
- a CDS encoding TPM domain-containing protein: protein MKRFAIVCILCAMLLAGLQGCRKVENEESSAPAASQDAPQQDTAGAETQPPTEEATQEPVQTHDLGQVDPETEHILDPDKVLDTALRTSLNQSAAKIARQYHLNLTIDIVQKLGDQKPAAYAQADYEALYPADSSGVLFLINNDTGEDYLYVSGDCGRFLTDSVRTELLIRISPMLAVSDYQQAVQTVLDTIAEVCPAHVFDQAGAMDPADIADLEDTAKQLYTSKKLTAVVCTSEDASQEAADALFEKLYGTETDGILLMLDTQGEMMYVSLGGKMRSSIGGTTIGAMLDRIDMERRDGAAAAAKKFFSEAETLER from the coding sequence ATGAAACGATTTGCCATTGTATGCATTCTCTGCGCCATGCTGCTGGCTGGATTGCAGGGCTGCCGGAAGGTGGAAAACGAAGAAAGCAGTGCCCCTGCCGCATCCCAGGATGCGCCCCAGCAGGACACCGCCGGCGCAGAAACGCAGCCTCCCACGGAGGAGGCCACCCAGGAGCCGGTACAGACCCATGACTTAGGACAGGTAGATCCGGAAACGGAGCATATCCTGGATCCGGACAAGGTACTGGATACAGCCCTGCGCACCAGTCTGAACCAGTCTGCCGCCAAGATCGCAAGGCAGTATCATCTGAATCTGACCATTGACATTGTGCAGAAGCTGGGGGATCAGAAGCCTGCCGCCTACGCCCAGGCAGACTATGAAGCCCTGTACCCGGCGGACAGCAGCGGCGTGCTGTTTCTCATCAACAACGACACAGGAGAGGATTACCTGTATGTGTCCGGAGATTGCGGCAGATTTCTGACAGATTCTGTCCGCACGGAGCTGCTGATCCGGATCTCCCCCATGCTGGCTGTGTCGGATTATCAACAGGCGGTGCAGACTGTGCTGGATACCATTGCCGAAGTATGCCCTGCCCATGTATTCGACCAGGCAGGTGCCATGGATCCGGCGGATATCGCCGATCTGGAGGATACCGCAAAGCAGTTGTACACCAGCAAGAAGCTGACCGCTGTGGTATGCACCAGCGAGGACGCCAGCCAGGAGGCTGCGGACGCCCTGTTTGAAAAGCTGTACGGAACGGAAACGGACGGGATCCTGCTGATGCTGGACACCCAGGGGGAAATGATGTATGTAAGCCTGGGCGGCAAAATGCGAAGCAGCATTGGCGGCACCACCATCGGTGCCATGCTGGATCGGATCGATATGGAGCGCCGGGATGGGGCAGCTGCGGCAGCGAAAAAATTCTTCAGCGAGGCGGAAACCCTGGAGCGGTAG
- a CDS encoding putative ABC transporter permease gives MKPLGERMLMFLLGYFIYSLIEILARGYTHWTMAVVGGTVLVFLYDVNLRLQAPLWQRCLLGALFITAMEFTVGVIDNLVLRWGVWDYTTVPLNLLGQICLPFSILWFFLSIPACGICRLVQRRLHTQI, from the coding sequence ATGAAACCGCTCGGCGAACGCATGCTTATGTTTCTGCTCGGTTATTTTATATACAGCCTGATCGAGATTCTTGCACGGGGCTATACCCACTGGACCATGGCAGTAGTGGGAGGCACCGTACTGGTGTTCCTATATGATGTGAACCTGCGGCTGCAGGCACCCCTGTGGCAGCGCTGCCTGCTGGGGGCGCTGTTTATCACCGCCATGGAATTTACCGTAGGCGTCATCGACAATCTGGTGCTCCGTTGGGGCGTATGGGATTATACCACCGTACCGCTGAATCTGCTGGGGCAGATCTGCCTGCCTTTTTCCATACTGTGGTTTTTCCTGAGTATCCCTGCCTGCGGCATCTGTCGGCTGGTACAGCGGCGGCTTCACACCCAGATCTGA
- a CDS encoding TIGR01212 family radical SAM protein (This family includes YhcC from E. coli K-12, an uncharacterized radical SAM protein.) gives MSKEQAMNPFPYSDDNKRYHTLAHHNRHTYGRRIWKAVLDGGFSCPNLDGTCGTGGCVFCDGGSGYFTHAAAMPIPEQLEAELARIRKRDPDPRVIAYFQVHTNTYAPVERLRQVYEPALSHPAVMGLAIGTRPDCLPTDVLAYLEELSHRTNLTVELGLQTCMDDTARRINRGYPFSIFANAMEQLHQRRIRTCVHLINGLPGETPVQMVESARQVGLLHPDAVKLQLLHVIRGTALADWYNAGRFSVMSQAEYVSVILRQLEVLPPETVIERITGDGDRNKLIAPLWSMRKIAVLSAIDKAQAQADSWQGKALGAALHNACQVALP, from the coding sequence ATGTCAAAGGAGCAAGCCATGAACCCCTTCCCCTATTCTGACGACAATAAGCGCTATCACACCCTTGCCCATCACAACCGACACACCTACGGCAGACGCATCTGGAAAGCTGTGCTGGACGGGGGCTTTTCCTGCCCGAATCTGGACGGCACCTGCGGCACAGGTGGCTGCGTATTCTGCGACGGCGGCAGCGGCTATTTCACCCATGCTGCCGCCATGCCTATCCCGGAGCAACTGGAAGCGGAGCTTGCCCGGATCCGGAAAAGGGATCCGGATCCACGGGTCATTGCCTATTTCCAGGTGCATACCAATACCTACGCCCCGGTGGAACGGCTCCGGCAGGTGTACGAACCTGCCCTTTCCCATCCGGCAGTGATGGGATTGGCCATCGGCACCCGTCCCGACTGCCTGCCCACAGATGTTCTGGCGTACCTGGAGGAGCTGTCCCACCGGACAAATCTGACGGTGGAACTGGGCTTGCAGACCTGTATGGACGATACCGCCCGGCGCATCAACCGGGGCTACCCCTTTTCCATCTTTGCGAATGCCATGGAGCAGTTGCACCAACGGCGGATCCGCACCTGTGTGCATCTCATTAACGGACTGCCGGGGGAAACTCCTGTGCAGATGGTAGAATCCGCCCGGCAGGTGGGGCTGCTGCATCCGGATGCAGTAAAGCTACAACTGCTGCATGTGATCCGGGGCACGGCTCTGGCGGACTGGTATAATGCCGGCAGGTTTTCCGTCATGTCCCAGGCGGAGTATGTGTCCGTGATCCTCCGGCAGCTGGAGGTGCTGCCCCCGGAGACCGTCATCGAACGTATTACCGGGGACGGTGATCGGAATAAGCTGATCGCCCCACTGTGGAGCATGCGGAAAATTGCGGTACTGTCCGCCATCGACAAGGCGCAGGCACAGGCAGACAGCTGGCAGGGCAAAGCCCTTGGGGCAGCACTGCACAATGCATGCCAGGTGGCTTTGCCCTGA
- a CDS encoding potassium channel family protein, producing the protein MKSFLIIGLGRFGRHMAKTLVEQKNEVLAIDIDEHRVNDSMQYVSNVQIGNATNERFVSSLGVGNFDVCVVAIGDNFQASLEATSLLKECGARYVLARASRDVHKKFLLRNGADEVVYAERELAERLAIKHGSNHVFDYMKLADDYAIYEISVPESWVGKTIVGKAIRQKYQISILATKENGHIYPLPSPDHVFKQNETLMIMGHQKDVQAITK; encoded by the coding sequence ATGAAATCTTTTTTGATTATTGGATTGGGGCGCTTTGGCAGGCATATGGCGAAAACTTTGGTGGAGCAGAAAAACGAGGTGCTTGCCATTGACATTGATGAGCACCGGGTCAACGATTCCATGCAGTATGTGTCCAACGTACAGATCGGCAACGCCACCAACGAGCGGTTTGTTTCCTCCCTTGGGGTGGGGAATTTTGATGTGTGCGTGGTTGCCATCGGGGATAATTTTCAGGCATCCCTGGAGGCGACCTCTCTGCTGAAGGAATGCGGTGCCCGGTATGTGCTGGCGCGGGCAAGCCGGGATGTACACAAGAAATTTCTGCTGCGCAACGGGGCGGACGAGGTAGTCTATGCGGAGCGGGAACTGGCGGAGCGGCTTGCCATCAAGCATGGCTCCAATCATGTGTTCGATTATATGAAGCTGGCGGACGATTATGCCATTTATGAGATCTCTGTGCCGGAATCCTGGGTGGGGAAGACCATCGTAGGCAAGGCGATCCGGCAGAAGTATCAGATCAGCATCCTTGCCACAAAGGAAAACGGACATATTTACCCGCTGCCCTCTCCGGATCATGTGTTCAAGCAGAATGAGACGCTGATGATCATGGGACACCAGAAGGATGTCCAGGCGATCACGAAGTAG
- the murC gene encoding UDP-N-acetylmuramate--L-alanine ligase: MNLNILNGKKHIHFIGIGGSGMYPLAQILHSWGYYLTGSDNNETETLEAVRKLGIPVMLGQRAENIAGADLIVHTAAIMADNPELIAAKASGVPVLERSELLGIVTSKYDNAICICGTHGKTTTTSMAAQILFTAGVDLSAFIGGKLPCIGGSGRAGKSDIMVCESCEFVDTFLKLYPDVAVILNVDADHLDYFGTLENVIKSFHKFAEKASRTVIYNGNDSNTRKAVEGISGKEMITFGNTPDCDYYAAQVQHVSGMETHFIAMHHDKPMGEIVLHVAGIHNVLNAMAAIAAADHAGVPFDAIQKGLCEFRGAGRRFEKVAQVGGITVVDDYAHHPAELTVTLNAAKEMGYRHVWAVFQPFTFSRTAMLLDDFAKALSIADTAVLTDIMGSREKNTYHIFTRNLAEKIPGCVWFPQDETEEPNDTRKYHNFDQVCDYICKHAQPGDLVITLGCGDVYKISRRLAKELPQG, encoded by the coding sequence ATGAATCTGAATATTTTAAATGGGAAAAAACATATTCACTTTATTGGGATCGGGGGCTCCGGTATGTATCCCCTGGCGCAGATTCTCCACAGCTGGGGCTATTATCTCACCGGGTCGGACAACAACGAAACCGAGACCCTGGAGGCTGTCCGGAAGCTGGGGATCCCGGTGATGCTTGGACAGCGGGCAGAGAATATTGCGGGGGCGGATCTGATCGTCCACACCGCAGCCATTATGGCGGACAATCCGGAGTTGATCGCTGCCAAAGCCAGCGGCGTACCGGTGCTGGAGCGCAGCGAACTGCTGGGCATCGTCACCTCCAAGTATGACAATGCCATCTGCATCTGCGGCACCCACGGAAAGACTACCACCACCTCCATGGCGGCGCAGATTCTGTTTACCGCCGGGGTGGATCTGTCCGCCTTCATCGGAGGCAAGCTGCCCTGTATCGGGGGCAGCGGCAGAGCCGGCAAAAGTGATATCATGGTATGTGAGTCCTGTGAATTTGTGGACACCTTTCTGAAGCTGTATCCGGACGTGGCAGTGATCCTGAACGTGGATGCGGACCATCTGGACTACTTCGGCACTCTGGAGAATGTGATCAAGTCCTTCCATAAGTTTGCCGAAAAGGCAAGCCGGACAGTGATCTACAACGGCAATGACTCCAACACCCGGAAGGCAGTGGAGGGCATCTCCGGCAAGGAGATGATTACCTTCGGCAATACGCCGGACTGCGATTACTATGCGGCACAGGTGCAGCATGTCAGCGGCATGGAGACGCACTTCATCGCTATGCATCATGACAAGCCCATGGGAGAGATCGTGCTGCATGTAGCAGGGATTCACAACGTACTGAACGCCATGGCAGCCATTGCGGCGGCGGATCACGCAGGGGTTCCCTTTGATGCAATTCAGAAGGGGCTGTGTGAATTCCGGGGCGCAGGCAGACGCTTTGAAAAGGTTGCCCAGGTTGGGGGCATTACGGTGGTGGACGATTATGCACACCATCCGGCGGAGCTGACGGTGACGCTGAATGCGGCAAAGGAAATGGGCTACCGCCATGTGTGGGCGGTGTTCCAGCCCTTTACCTTCTCCCGGACAGCTATGCTGCTGGATGACTTTGCAAAGGCTCTGTCCATTGCGGATACGGCGGTGCTGACGGATATTATGGGTTCCCGTGAGAAGAATACCTACCACATTTTCACGCGGAATCTGGCGGAGAAGATTCCGGGCTGCGTCTGGTTCCCCCAGGATGAAACCGAGGAGCCGAACGATACCCGGAAGTACCACAATTTTGACCAGGTTTGCGACTATATCTGCAAGCACGCACAGCCGGGGGATCTGGTGATTACCCTGGGCTGCGGAGATGTATACAAGATCTCCCGGCGGCTTGCAAAGGAACTGCCACAGGGCTGA
- a CDS encoding AMP-binding protein yields the protein MGANMDHAIKEVAERIRAVREDVGLSVEEMAKRTDVSVEEYKALEAGQSDFSFTFIYKCAKACGVEITDVMEGESPKVTSYTVTRAGKGLPIVRREGFAYYRLAPQFRHKISEPFFVKIPYSEEAMDKPLHMASHEGQEFDIVVKGCMKIYIGDHSEILHPGDSIYYDSSTPHDEVAIGGEDCEIYAIVMNPNGQGGVPEYKEHVQTRVLTNVDKAGLVHPVAEKFVSTTTDEFGHLTGIEYHNTDTFNFGFDIVDKVAEKTPDKLAMLHVSNDFTERRFTFADMKHYSNMTANYFRSLGIKKGDRVMLVLKRHYQFWFSIVALHKLGAIAIPATNQLLEHDYVYRFDAAGVSAIVCTGDGDVTTHVEGAVKQCKSVKTLICTGGPRPGWHDFDGELPAYSDKFERTEDTSCGDDPILMFFTSGTTGYPKIATHSHKYGLGHFLTAKYWQNVDPNGLHFTISDTGWGKALWGKLYGQWMNEAPVFTYDFDRFDANKILPMFAKYHITTFCAPPTMFRFFIKEDLSKFDLSSLKYAVVAGEALNPEVYNRFLEATGIKLMEGFGQTETTLSIANFVGDSNKVGSMGRPSPLYDIDIVLPDGTPAKPGETGEIVIRTDKKVPCGLYLGYYNNEEKTKEAWHDGAYHTGDTAWRDEDGYFWYVGRVDDLIKSSGYRIGPFEIESVIMELPYVLECAITAAPDEIRGQVVKASIVLTKGTEASEALKKEIQNYVKEHTAPYKYPRIVEFMEELPKTISGKIRRVALRESSEKQK from the coding sequence ATGGGAGCAAACATGGATCACGCAATCAAAGAGGTTGCAGAGCGTATTCGGGCTGTGCGGGAGGACGTGGGGCTTTCCGTAGAGGAAATGGCGAAGCGCACGGATGTATCCGTTGAGGAGTACAAGGCGCTGGAGGCAGGACAGAGTGACTTCAGCTTTACGTTTATTTACAAATGCGCCAAGGCATGCGGCGTGGAGATCACGGATGTGATGGAAGGCGAAAGCCCCAAGGTAACCAGCTACACTGTGACAAGAGCCGGCAAGGGGCTGCCCATCGTGCGGCGTGAGGGCTTTGCCTATTACCGTCTGGCACCCCAGTTCCGTCACAAAATCAGTGAGCCCTTCTTTGTAAAGATCCCCTATTCCGAAGAAGCAATGGACAAGCCTTTGCATATGGCATCCCACGAGGGACAGGAATTTGATATCGTGGTCAAGGGCTGCATGAAGATCTATATCGGCGACCACAGCGAGATTCTCCACCCCGGCGACAGCATCTACTACGACAGCTCCACGCCCCACGATGAGGTTGCCATCGGCGGTGAGGACTGCGAGATCTACGCCATCGTTATGAACCCCAACGGTCAGGGAGGCGTGCCGGAGTATAAGGAGCATGTGCAGACCCGTGTGCTCACCAACGTGGACAAGGCTGGGCTGGTGCATCCGGTTGCAGAAAAGTTTGTGTCCACCACTACGGATGAATTCGGGCATCTGACCGGTATTGAATACCACAACACCGACACCTTCAACTTTGGCTTTGACATCGTGGACAAGGTTGCGGAAAAGACTCCGGACAAGCTGGCAATGCTCCATGTGTCCAATGACTTTACAGAGCGCCGCTTTACCTTTGCGGATATGAAGCACTATTCCAATATGACCGCCAACTACTTCCGCTCCCTGGGCATCAAGAAGGGCGACCGGGTGATGCTGGTACTCAAGCGGCACTATCAGTTCTGGTTCTCTATCGTAGCTCTGCACAAGCTGGGTGCTATCGCAATCCCGGCAACCAACCAGCTGCTGGAGCACGATTATGTATATCGGTTTGATGCAGCAGGCGTCAGCGCCATTGTCTGCACCGGTGACGGGGATGTAACCACCCACGTTGAGGGCGCTGTCAAGCAGTGCAAGTCCGTTAAGACCCTGATCTGCACCGGCGGACCTCGTCCGGGCTGGCATGATTTCGACGGAGAGCTTCCTGCATACAGCGACAAGTTCGAGCGGACGGAGGATACCTCCTGTGGTGATGACCCGATTCTGATGTTCTTCACTTCCGGCACCACCGGCTACCCGAAGATTGCAACCCACAGCCACAAGTATGGTCTGGGGCACTTCCTGACTGCAAAGTACTGGCAGAATGTAGATCCCAATGGTCTCCACTTCACCATTTCCGACACCGGTTGGGGCAAGGCACTCTGGGGTAAGCTGTACGGTCAGTGGATGAATGAAGCACCGGTATTCACCTATGACTTTGACCGGTTCGACGCAAACAAGATCCTGCCCATGTTCGCAAAATACCACATCACCACCTTCTGCGCACCGCCCACCATGTTCCGTTTCTTCATCAAGGAGGATCTGTCCAAGTTTGATCTGTCTTCTCTGAAGTATGCGGTGGTTGCCGGTGAGGCACTGAACCCGGAGGTATACAACCGGTTCCTGGAGGCTACGGGCATCAAGCTGATGGAGGGCTTTGGTCAGACTGAAACCACCCTGTCCATTGCCAACTTCGTAGGGGATTCCAATAAGGTCGGCTCCATGGGCAGACCCAGCCCCCTGTACGACATCGATATCGTGCTGCCGGACGGCACACCTGCAAAGCCCGGTGAGACTGGTGAGATCGTGATCCGCACCGACAAGAAGGTTCCCTGCGGCTTGTATCTGGGCTATTACAACAACGAGGAAAAGACCAAGGAAGCATGGCACGATGGTGCTTATCACACCGGCGATACTGCATGGCGGGATGAGGACGGCTACTTCTGGTATGTGGGTCGTGTAGACGATCTGATCAAATCCTCCGGCTACCGGATCGGACCCTTCGAGATCGAAAGCGTTATCATGGAACTGCCCTATGTGCTGGAGTGTGCCATCACTGCTGCGCCGGACGAGATCCGTGGCCAGGTGGTAAAGGCGTCCATCGTTCTGACCAAGGGTACGGAGGCTTCTGAGGCTTTGAAGAAGGAGATCCAGAACTACGTCAAGGAGCATACCGCTCCCTACAAGTATCCGAGAATCGTAGAATTTATGGAGGAGCTGCCCAAGACCATCAGCGGCAAGATCCGCCGTGTAGCACTGCGGGAAAGCAGCGAAAAGCAGAAATAA
- a CDS encoding LexA family protein, giving the protein MLNDQARAVYDYIRLRTETDIPPSVREICAALGMKSTSTAHRYINLLVADGYLEKSGNQNRGIRLAGGRPLRIPVVSRLDGTPEQAESYVAFYPLPQGDTRYVAWRMPDETGLAYGIQPGDLLVIGLGTPPAPDMLLVCAAEGEPVLTRDTTGDCVGFVAAVWRSMLPAQNFFSEPLDKAERT; this is encoded by the coding sequence ATGCTGAACGATCAGGCACGTGCAGTCTATGACTATATCAGACTGCGTACCGAAACAGACATTCCGCCGTCCGTGCGGGAGATCTGCGCCGCACTTGGGATGAAATCCACTTCCACCGCACACCGTTACATCAATTTGTTGGTGGCGGATGGATACCTGGAGAAATCAGGGAATCAAAACCGGGGAATCCGGCTCGCCGGAGGTCGGCCTTTGCGGATCCCGGTGGTATCCCGGCTGGATGGTACCCCGGAGCAGGCAGAAAGCTATGTTGCCTTTTATCCGCTGCCCCAGGGTGACACCCGATATGTGGCATGGCGGATGCCGGATGAGACCGGCTTGGCATACGGCATACAGCCAGGGGATCTGCTGGTGATCGGTCTGGGGACACCTCCGGCGCCGGACATGCTCTTGGTGTGTGCGGCAGAGGGAGAACCGGTGCTGACACGGGACACCACAGGGGACTGTGTGGGCTTTGTGGCGGCAGTATGGCGCAGTATGCTTCCGGCACAAAATTTTTTTTCAGAACCCCTTGACAAAGCCGAGAGAACGTGA
- the fba gene encoding class II fructose-1,6-bisphosphate aldolase, protein MLVSAKEMLNKARDGKYAVGQFNINNLEWTKAILLTAQEQNSPVILGVSEGAGKYMCGYRTVVGMVNGMLKELNITVPVALHLDHGSFEGAKACINAGFSSIMFDGSHYPIAENIEKTTQLVHTCDVLGLSLEAEVGSIGGEEDGVIGAGECADPDECKAIADLGVTMLAAGIGNIHGKYPANWPGLSFETLAAVKEKVGDMPLVLHGGTGIPADMIKKAISLGVAKINVNTECQLAFQAATREYIEAGKDLQGKGFDPRKLLAPGFEAIKATVKEKMELFGSIGKA, encoded by the coding sequence ATGTTGGTTTCAGCAAAGGAAATGCTCAACAAGGCAAGAGACGGCAAGTACGCTGTCGGTCAGTTCAACATCAATAATCTGGAGTGGACAAAGGCAATCCTGCTCACCGCTCAGGAGCAAAATTCCCCTGTCATCCTTGGTGTATCCGAGGGCGCAGGTAAGTATATGTGCGGCTACCGTACCGTTGTAGGCATGGTAAACGGCATGCTCAAGGAACTGAACATCACCGTTCCGGTTGCGCTGCACCTGGATCACGGCTCTTTTGAGGGCGCAAAGGCTTGCATCAACGCAGGCTTCTCCTCCATCATGTTCGATGGTTCTCACTACCCCATCGCTGAGAACATTGAAAAGACCACACAGCTGGTTCACACCTGCGACGTACTGGGTCTGTCCCTGGAAGCTGAGGTTGGCTCCATCGGCGGCGAAGAGGACGGCGTCATCGGCGCCGGCGAGTGCGCAGATCCGGATGAGTGCAAGGCAATCGCTGACCTGGGCGTTACCATGCTGGCTGCCGGCATCGGCAATATCCACGGCAAGTACCCTGCAAACTGGCCTGGTCTGAGCTTTGAGACCCTGGCTGCTGTAAAGGAAAAGGTTGGCGACATGCCTCTGGTACTCCACGGCGGCACCGGCATTCCGGCTGACATGATCAAGAAGGCAATCTCCCTGGGCGTTGCAAAGATCAACGTAAACACCGAGTGCCAGCTGGCATTCCAGGCTGCTACCAGAGAGTACATCGAAGCTGGCAAGGATCTGCAGGGCAAGGGCTTTGACCCGAGAAAGCTGCTGGCTCCCGGCTTTGAAGCAATCAAGGCAACCGTAAAGGAAAAGATGGAGCTGTTCGGTTCCATCGGCAAGGCTTAA
- a CDS encoding ABC transporter ATP-binding protein: MIELNQLVKKFDTTPVLDGVDLTIPTGTAFGLLGSNGAGKSTILRLISGIYRPEGGELLVDGQPAYDNVLTKQRIFFINDETVQFTSYTLEELKNFYKPYYPNFSEEAFEKLRANIKLPLKKKLSTFSKGMKRQAIVIIALACRTDYLLLDEAFDGLDPTMRIIVKRMIVDAMLDRNLTTIISSHNLKEINEVCDTVALLHQGKIVFSRELDSVKSSIHKLQVVPGAGQQLDAERAKALGVEVMHFEQSSSVCYIIAKGTEEELRQCLAPLDPVVLDVIPLTLEEIFIYELEVLGYDSNAITE; the protein is encoded by the coding sequence ATGATAGAACTCAATCAACTGGTAAAGAAATTCGACACCACCCCGGTGTTGGATGGGGTGGATCTGACCATTCCCACCGGCACCGCATTCGGACTGCTGGGTTCCAACGGCGCCGGAAAATCCACCATCCTGCGGCTGATCTCCGGCATCTACCGACCGGAGGGAGGCGAGCTGCTGGTGGACGGTCAGCCTGCCTATGACAATGTGCTGACCAAGCAGCGGATCTTTTTCATCAACGATGAAACCGTCCAGTTCACCAGCTACACCCTGGAGGAGCTGAAAAACTTCTACAAGCCCTATTACCCGAACTTTTCCGAGGAAGCCTTTGAAAAGCTCCGGGCAAACATCAAGCTGCCCCTGAAGAAAAAGCTCAGCACCTTTTCCAAGGGCATGAAGCGGCAGGCTATCGTCATCATTGCCCTGGCATGCCGCACGGATTACCTGCTGCTGGACGAAGCCTTTGACGGACTGGATCCCACCATGCGGATCATCGTCAAGCGCATGATCGTGGACGCTATGCTGGACCGGAATCTGACCACCATCATCTCCTCCCACAATCTGAAGGAGATCAATGAGGTCTGCGACACGGTGGCGCTGCTCCACCAGGGAAAGATCGTCTTTTCCCGGGAACTGGACAGCGTGAAAAGCAGCATCCACAAGCTGCAGGTGGTGCCAGGTGCCGGACAGCAACTGGACGCAGAACGGGCAAAGGCGCTTGGGGTGGAGGTCATGCATTTCGAGCAGTCCTCCAGCGTCTGCTACATCATCGCCAAGGGCACAGAGGAGGAGCTCCGGCAGTGTCTGGCGCCCCTTGACCCCGTTGTACTGGACGTGATCCCTCTGACACTGGAAGAAATCTTTATTTACGAACTGGAGGTGCTTGGCTATGACAGCAACGCCATCACAGAGTAA
- a CDS encoding GntR family transcriptional regulator, with product MFDIDLQSRVPIYEQLYKKTIELIIKGVLSENDQLPSVRALAKELGVNPNTVAKAYQELERSKVIYSLSGRGSFISRISDMEIKEYALIDFDESVREALKAGVTPDELKNRIDAVTEKERSAP from the coding sequence ATGTTTGATATTGACCTGCAAAGCCGTGTGCCCATCTACGAACAGCTTTACAAAAAGACAATCGAGCTGATCATCAAGGGCGTGCTGTCGGAAAATGACCAACTGCCCAGTGTGCGTGCCCTTGCAAAGGAGCTTGGCGTAAATCCCAACACCGTTGCCAAAGCATATCAGGAATTGGAGCGCAGCAAGGTCATTTACTCCCTTTCCGGACGAGGCAGCTTTATATCCCGCATCAGCGATATGGAAATCAAGGAGTATGCGCTGATCGATTTTGACGAATCTGTCCGGGAGGCTCTGAAGGCGGGCGTGACCCCGGATGAGCTGAAAAACCGGATCGATGCAGTGACAGAGAAAGAAAGGAGCGCTCCGTAA